A stretch of the Polyangiaceae bacterium genome encodes the following:
- a CDS encoding cobalamin B12-binding domain-containing protein, giving the protein MRVALIYPPPWKIPRPGEAPPPRGEGPPADFVEGDLDSDFFQTPYGLFSLGAQAIRAGHHVKVLNLSGFAWSRVEEVLSALDADVYGMSCWTANRRGVGYVARLMKSLRPQAPVVIGGPHATPLGREMLEHHPEIDLVTLGESEDTFHEILERVASGASLAGIAGSVYREGGRAVLGPERPAIANLDTLESPHRHFDTHIVMTSRGCPWQCTFCGAETSWGRGFRGQSIPYVVDALASALERVPVKMIQIKDDTFTANRKRALQICQGIRQRGLSFLWSCDTRVDVLSEELLREMRLAGCQRLSLGVESGSQPILDAINKKISVQEIEEAAQMAKKFGIRVRFYMMLGNRGETAATFRETLGFLERAQPHEYLFSCLSIYPGTTDFDDAEKAGWLKREVYFSGDFQELKTPFDATPEDAKLMSDWFAQNKGLRIGFRETSADFRAILARLGEYHAAHLDLAGALYHEGDLAGAQHHAKRALELGHPCPGLCLNYLACIAFRRGDVPAMQELFLRAAKTDPQHDVLIQNVQRARAWFKERGPARQLPLVLDARHDFILLERNAQPTLPGPLPDDFAAWHEHAAPEVPPLVEARRLRVI; this is encoded by the coding sequence GTGCGCGTCGCCCTCATCTACCCACCGCCTTGGAAGATCCCGCGGCCCGGTGAGGCCCCGCCGCCGCGTGGCGAGGGTCCACCGGCGGACTTCGTAGAAGGCGATCTGGACTCCGACTTCTTTCAGACGCCGTACGGGCTGTTCTCCCTCGGCGCTCAGGCCATCCGCGCCGGGCATCACGTCAAGGTGCTGAACCTGTCTGGCTTCGCCTGGTCTCGGGTCGAGGAGGTGCTCTCCGCGCTCGACGCCGACGTGTATGGCATGTCGTGCTGGACCGCCAACCGGCGCGGCGTGGGCTACGTGGCTCGGCTGATGAAGAGCCTCCGCCCCCAGGCGCCGGTGGTGATCGGCGGGCCGCACGCGACCCCGCTCGGCAGAGAGATGCTCGAGCACCACCCGGAGATCGACCTGGTCACCCTGGGCGAGTCGGAGGACACCTTCCACGAGATCCTGGAGCGCGTCGCCTCCGGCGCGTCGCTCGCGGGCATCGCCGGCAGCGTCTACCGCGAGGGGGGCAGGGCGGTGCTCGGACCGGAGCGTCCGGCGATCGCCAACCTGGACACGCTCGAGTCTCCGCATCGCCACTTCGACACGCACATCGTGATGACCTCCCGGGGCTGCCCCTGGCAGTGCACCTTCTGCGGCGCGGAGACGAGCTGGGGTCGCGGCTTCCGCGGGCAGAGCATCCCGTACGTCGTGGACGCGCTGGCCAGCGCGCTGGAACGCGTGCCGGTGAAGATGATCCAGATCAAGGACGACACCTTCACGGCGAATCGCAAGCGCGCCTTGCAGATCTGTCAGGGCATCCGCCAGCGCGGGCTCTCGTTCTTGTGGAGCTGCGACACGCGCGTCGACGTGCTCTCCGAGGAGCTGTTGCGCGAGATGCGCCTGGCGGGCTGCCAGCGCCTCAGCCTGGGCGTCGAGAGCGGCTCGCAGCCGATCCTCGACGCCATCAACAAGAAAATCAGCGTGCAAGAGATCGAGGAAGCCGCGCAGATGGCGAAGAAGTTCGGCATCCGCGTGCGCTTCTACATGATGCTCGGGAACCGCGGCGAGACGGCGGCGACGTTCCGCGAGACGCTCGGGTTCCTGGAGCGCGCCCAGCCCCACGAGTACCTATTCTCGTGCCTCTCGATCTACCCGGGCACGACGGACTTCGACGACGCGGAGAAGGCGGGCTGGCTGAAGCGCGAGGTGTATTTCAGCGGGGACTTCCAGGAGCTCAAGACCCCCTTCGACGCGACGCCCGAGGACGCCAAGCTGATGAGCGACTGGTTCGCCCAGAACAAGGGCCTGCGCATCGGATTTCGCGAGACGTCCGCCGACTTCCGCGCCATCTTGGCGCGGCTCGGCGAGTACCACGCGGCGCACCTCGATCTGGCCGGCGCGCTCTACCACGAAGGTGATCTGGCCGGCGCCCAGCACCACGCGAAGCGCGCGCTCGAGCTGGGGCACCCCTGCCCGGGCCTGTGCCTGAACTACCTCGCGTGCATCGCGTTCCGGCGCGGGGACGTGCCGGCCATGCAGGAGCTCTTCCTGCGGGCCGCCAAGACGGATCCGCAGCACGACGTGCTGATCCAGAACGTGCAGCGCGCGCGGGCCTGGTTCAAGGAGCGCGGGCCCGCGCGGCAGCTGCCCCTCGTGCTCGACGCGCGCCACGACTTCATCTTGCTCGAGCGCAACGCTCAGCCGACGCTGCCCGGTCCGCTGCCCGACGACTTCGCGGCGTGGCACGAGCACGCCGCGCCGGAGGTTCCGCCGCTGGTCGAGGCCAGGCGATTGCGCGTGATCTAG
- a CDS encoding FixH family protein, which translates to MEHSIGRLDVLVGLLVCALGQAGCGNDAEAREPSEVTVTSKAALYEGTFTASPAVGHNEVRLQLANADGSPLEGALVASDVWCPEHGHGSGDMPMCSEHGHGAYLVNNVVFTMPGTWDMHVYVSAEAGYDELVVSYDVE; encoded by the coding sequence ATGGAGCACAGCATCGGTCGTCTGGATGTTCTGGTCGGGCTGCTCGTCTGCGCGCTCGGTCAGGCGGGCTGCGGCAACGACGCCGAGGCGCGAGAGCCGTCCGAGGTGACCGTGACCTCGAAGGCCGCCCTCTACGAAGGCACGTTCACGGCGAGCCCTGCGGTGGGACACAACGAGGTTCGGCTTCAGCTCGCGAACGCGGACGGCAGCCCGCTCGAAGGCGCGCTGGTGGCCAGCGACGTGTGGTGCCCGGAGCACGGTCATGGATCCGGCGACATGCCGATGTGCAGCGAGCACGGCCACGGGGCCTATCTCGTGAACAACGTGGTCTTCACCATGCCGGGCACCTGGGACATGCACGTGTACGTTTCGGCCGAGGCTGGGTACGACGAGCTGGTCGTGAGCTACGACGTGGAGTGA
- a CDS encoding J domain-containing protein: MAAARRDYYEVLGVPRDADPKSVKDAFRELAKKYHPDRNKAPDAESRFKEIAEAYAVLSDPDKRRQYDAGGFVATDGFSQDDLYGGLDFDDILGGLGLGFGGPSFFDGLFGRRRRAAGPPRGSDVEVVVPISLRRVLEGGMEPVRFRRAKPCTACNGGGAKPGTAPEKCAACQGSGKKTLSGKRGNTLFQSITVCDVCHGRGRHIREPCESCGGTGQVLALEEVKVRIPTGAPDGLVLRVAGHGMAAPAQGGVAGDLLVVLRSEPDPRFERRGSDLFRVETLSVADAALGTTLDVETLDGQVKVAVPAGAQQDTLLRVHGKGLPELGGEERGDLYLVLRVEVPKQLSTEQRRLFEELRKLEKRGS, from the coding sequence ATGGCCGCCGCCCGCCGCGACTACTACGAGGTCCTCGGCGTCCCCCGCGACGCGGACCCGAAGTCGGTGAAGGATGCCTTCCGCGAGCTCGCCAAGAAGTACCACCCCGATCGCAACAAGGCGCCGGACGCCGAGAGCCGGTTCAAGGAAATCGCAGAGGCCTACGCGGTGCTCTCGGACCCCGACAAGCGACGGCAGTACGACGCCGGGGGCTTCGTCGCGACCGACGGCTTCTCGCAGGACGATCTCTACGGCGGGCTCGATTTCGACGACATCCTGGGCGGGCTCGGGCTGGGCTTCGGCGGGCCGAGCTTCTTCGACGGCCTGTTCGGCCGGCGGCGGCGCGCGGCCGGCCCGCCGCGCGGATCCGACGTGGAGGTCGTGGTCCCCATCTCGCTCCGGCGCGTGCTCGAGGGTGGCATGGAGCCCGTGCGCTTTCGCCGCGCGAAGCCCTGCACCGCGTGCAACGGCGGCGGCGCCAAGCCCGGCACGGCGCCGGAGAAGTGCGCGGCCTGCCAGGGCAGCGGCAAGAAGACGCTCAGCGGCAAGCGCGGGAACACCCTGTTCCAGAGCATCACCGTGTGCGACGTCTGCCACGGTCGCGGGCGGCACATCCGAGAGCCCTGCGAGAGCTGCGGCGGCACGGGTCAGGTGCTCGCGCTCGAAGAGGTGAAGGTGCGCATTCCAACCGGCGCACCCGACGGGCTCGTGCTGCGCGTCGCTGGTCACGGCATGGCCGCGCCCGCCCAAGGCGGCGTTGCCGGCGATCTCCTGGTCGTCCTGCGAAGCGAGCCCGATCCCCGCTTCGAGCGGCGTGGCAGCGACCTGTTCCGCGTGGAGACGCTGTCCGTGGCCGACGCCGCGCTCGGGACCACCCTCGACGTCGAGACCCTCGACGGCCAGGTGAAGGTGGCGGTGCCCGCGGGAGCGCAGCAGGACACCCTGCTGCGCGTCCACGGCAAGGGCCTGCCGGAGCTGGGCGGCGAGGAGCGCGGAGACCTGTACCTGGTGCTGCGCGTCGAAGTACCGAAGCAGCTCTCCACGGAGCAAAGACGCCTGTTCGAGGAGCTACGCAAGCTGGAGAAGCGCGGCTCGTGA
- a CDS encoding protein kinase → MDDEDLFEAECRKRVGTGIGGKWHLDRLLGVGGMAAVYGATHRNGRTAALKLLHEKYAQIPQVRQRFLREAYIANKINHPGVVRVDDDDVTPTGQPFLVMELLDGESLERVQTRYGGKVPPAEVMRLLERVLDVMEEAHAAGIVHRDLKPENLFLTRDGQVKVLDFGIARLLEATEGQSRTRTGLVMGTPAFMAPEQALGRWSKVDARTDLWAIGAIAFTMITGRMVHDAPSGNETLVLAASKPAPSLARFSDAPLAVVRCVDRALAYDQAKRFDDAASMHGDVLRVLAELTRAAPAPPTRGSAPPVSQPSSPRAEHVSRPPERVSLPGGHVSLPRVTRPPATARAGSSAPPVTARARSSAPPAHIPSLDLSIERPSAAPVRAAPEAETLYDPARDERERRAEDALEAFDERFTGSGDAAALAEAFRQLENALFTRQQYGAAHPETARHFERAFKACEKALAQSDEALVWRVTPYAFTLGESVVWEPRAPFDRIPYQLFADGVRLIGLLSGVRQDEITELLRVITLDRVRDVSPDDDFVTLLWDANFEHVVYRAIDTFSEGEQASRAAFEKAAGEITALANFDTSFQLEECWQDAQKGAGVESAAGREARLKQLLSLGATRDREALVQAESFQLRDLGPDTGSAGAVDIDATTLEVVRARLADTAGVDERFVKVLAEAFRAGRRLNAAGAITVPLRATLDGLAESAPAAAARFVTSLFACFDDREAPGEGAELRGALARGVISERALRALLATATDPDPSPASLQLLREILDVSGNAFVPVVLETFLQGKAGTLGGALSDYLARNAEGHEEHIATAFAGVDLDTGLALVRVLGRLGTPAARAAVLRAAESPHAVVRIEALAHLDGAGERLRLELRTLIEDPVPEVRVSALRAIRERQIKAAGPALAMRAKSAVFDKLSVDERRQILSTLATLAPARAEELCTELLGDSRLLTISAHEESRALAAEVLGQIASTRESLEALDDASTGRFRYSERVRTSAVFAKEQAVLRLSQQPPAPVLTSRPAPPHSVHPESPLDASTPKRRS, encoded by the coding sequence ATGGACGACGAAGACCTCTTCGAAGCCGAGTGCCGGAAGCGCGTCGGGACCGGGATCGGGGGCAAGTGGCACCTGGACCGCCTGCTCGGCGTCGGCGGCATGGCCGCGGTCTACGGCGCCACCCACCGCAACGGGCGCACCGCGGCGCTGAAGCTCTTGCACGAGAAGTACGCGCAGATCCCCCAGGTGCGCCAGCGCTTCCTGCGCGAGGCGTACATCGCCAACAAGATCAACCACCCGGGCGTGGTGCGCGTGGACGACGACGACGTCACGCCGACCGGCCAGCCTTTTCTGGTCATGGAGCTGCTCGACGGCGAGTCGCTGGAGCGCGTGCAGACCCGCTACGGCGGCAAGGTTCCCCCCGCGGAGGTGATGCGCCTGCTCGAGCGGGTGCTCGACGTGATGGAGGAGGCGCACGCCGCCGGCATCGTGCACCGCGACCTCAAGCCGGAGAACTTGTTCCTGACCCGCGACGGACAGGTCAAGGTCCTCGACTTCGGTATCGCACGGCTGCTCGAGGCCACCGAAGGACAGAGTCGCACCCGCACGGGGTTGGTGATGGGGACTCCGGCGTTCATGGCGCCGGAGCAGGCGCTCGGCCGCTGGTCGAAGGTGGACGCGCGTACCGACCTCTGGGCCATCGGCGCCATCGCCTTCACGATGATCACCGGTCGCATGGTCCACGACGCGCCGAGCGGTAACGAGACGTTGGTGCTCGCCGCGTCCAAGCCGGCGCCGTCGCTGGCGCGCTTCTCGGACGCCCCGCTCGCGGTGGTGCGCTGCGTGGATCGCGCGCTCGCCTACGATCAGGCCAAGCGCTTCGACGACGCCGCCAGCATGCACGGCGACGTGCTCAGGGTCCTGGCGGAGCTCACTCGGGCCGCCCCGGCCCCGCCCACTCGGGGCTCGGCACCGCCCGTTTCCCAGCCCTCATCGCCCCGGGCCGAGCACGTCTCGCGCCCGCCCGAGCGCGTTTCGCTCCCCGGCGGACACGTCTCGCTGCCGCGCGTCACCCGACCGCCGGCCACGGCGCGCGCCGGGAGCTCCGCCCCGCCGGTCACGGCCCGCGCTCGGAGCTCCGCCCCGCCGGCCCACATTCCCTCCCTCGACCTCTCGATCGAGCGCCCGAGCGCGGCTCCCGTACGCGCTGCGCCGGAAGCGGAGACTTTGTACGACCCCGCCCGGGACGAGCGCGAGCGCCGCGCCGAGGACGCGCTCGAGGCGTTCGACGAGCGCTTCACCGGAAGCGGCGACGCCGCCGCGCTCGCCGAGGCGTTCCGTCAGCTCGAGAACGCGCTCTTCACGCGCCAGCAGTACGGCGCTGCCCACCCGGAGACTGCCCGCCACTTCGAGCGTGCCTTCAAGGCCTGCGAGAAGGCCCTGGCCCAGAGCGACGAGGCGCTGGTCTGGCGGGTCACCCCCTACGCCTTCACCCTGGGCGAGAGCGTGGTGTGGGAGCCCCGCGCGCCGTTCGACCGCATCCCCTACCAGCTCTTCGCCGATGGCGTGCGATTGATCGGGCTGCTCTCCGGCGTGCGGCAAGACGAGATCACCGAGCTCTTGCGGGTCATCACCCTGGACCGCGTGCGTGACGTGTCGCCCGACGACGACTTCGTGACGCTGCTCTGGGACGCCAACTTCGAGCACGTCGTCTACCGAGCCATCGACACCTTCAGCGAAGGCGAACAGGCGAGCCGCGCCGCCTTCGAGAAGGCGGCCGGAGAGATCACCGCGCTGGCCAACTTCGACACCAGCTTCCAGCTCGAGGAGTGCTGGCAGGACGCGCAGAAAGGCGCGGGGGTCGAGTCCGCGGCGGGGCGAGAAGCGCGGCTGAAGCAGCTGCTCTCGCTCGGCGCCACCCGAGATCGAGAAGCGCTGGTCCAGGCCGAGTCCTTCCAGCTGCGCGACCTCGGGCCAGACACCGGCAGCGCCGGCGCCGTCGACATCGACGCGACGACGCTCGAGGTCGTGCGCGCCCGGCTCGCGGACACGGCCGGTGTCGACGAGCGCTTCGTGAAGGTGCTGGCCGAGGCCTTCCGCGCTGGCCGGCGCCTGAACGCCGCGGGGGCCATCACGGTTCCGCTGCGCGCGACGCTGGATGGGCTCGCGGAGTCCGCGCCGGCCGCGGCCGCGCGCTTCGTGACCTCGCTCTTCGCTTGCTTCGATGACCGAGAGGCTCCGGGCGAAGGCGCGGAGCTCAGGGGTGCCCTGGCCCGCGGGGTCATCTCCGAGCGCGCCCTGCGCGCGCTGCTCGCCACGGCGACGGACCCGGACCCGAGCCCCGCCAGCCTCCAGCTGCTCCGGGAAATCCTCGACGTCTCCGGCAACGCCTTCGTTCCCGTCGTGCTCGAGACGTTCCTCCAAGGCAAAGCGGGAACCCTCGGGGGCGCCCTCTCGGACTACCTCGCGCGCAACGCGGAGGGCCACGAAGAGCACATCGCGACGGCCTTCGCAGGGGTCGATCTGGACACCGGCCTCGCGCTGGTGCGGGTCCTCGGGCGCCTGGGCACGCCGGCGGCGCGGGCAGCGGTGCTCCGGGCCGCGGAGAGCCCCCACGCCGTCGTGCGCATCGAGGCCTTGGCCCACCTGGACGGTGCCGGCGAGCGCCTGCGCCTCGAGCTTCGCACGCTGATCGAAGATCCGGTTCCCGAGGTCCGGGTCTCCGCGCTCCGCGCGATTCGCGAGCGACAGATCAAGGCGGCCGGGCCCGCGCTGGCCATGCGCGCGAAGTCCGCGGTCTTCGACAAGCTCTCCGTGGACGAGCGCCGTCAGATCTTGAGCACGCTCGCGACCCTGGCTCCCGCACGCGCCGAGGAGCTGTGCACGGAGCTGCTCGGCGACTCGCGCTTGCTCACGATTTCTGCCCACGAAGAGAGCCGAGCCCTGGCCGCCGAGGTGCTGGGACAGATCGCGTCGACCCGGGAGTCGCTGGAGGCGCTCGATGACGCGAGCACCGGGCGCTTTCGCTACAGCGAACGAGTGCGGACCTCGGCGGTCTTCGCCAAGGAGCAGGCCGTGCTCCGTCTCTCGCAACAGCCGCCCGCACCCGTGCTGACGTCGCGCCCGGCGCCTCCGCACAGCGTGCACCCGGAAAGCCCGCTCGACGCCTCCACCCCGAAGAGGCGTTCATGA